Proteins encoded by one window of Bradyrhizobium sp. B097:
- a CDS encoding (2Fe-2S)-binding protein: MPKLHVTTSVNGEPVEFLCEPYETMLDALRGQLGLTGSKEGCASGDCGACSITLDGQLICSCLMLAAEAEGHEIRTIEGMAKGDMLHPLQQKFLEHAALQCGICTSGMLVASEALLARNSNPTEEEVRFWLAGNLCRCTGYDKIVRAVMETAAEMREMRP, encoded by the coding sequence ATGCCGAAACTGCACGTCACCACCTCCGTCAACGGCGAGCCGGTCGAATTCCTGTGCGAGCCGTATGAGACCATGCTCGATGCCTTGCGCGGACAATTGGGGCTCACCGGCTCCAAGGAGGGCTGCGCCTCCGGCGACTGCGGCGCCTGCTCGATCACGCTCGACGGCCAGCTGATCTGCTCCTGCCTGATGCTTGCGGCCGAGGCCGAGGGCCACGAGATCCGGACCATCGAGGGCATGGCCAAGGGCGACATGCTGCATCCCTTGCAGCAGAAATTCCTCGAGCACGCCGCGCTTCAGTGCGGCATCTGCACTTCGGGCATGCTGGTGGCCTCCGAGGCGCTGCTGGCCAGAAATTCCAATCCGACCGAAGAAGAAGTCCGCTTCTGGCTCGCCGGCAATCTCTGCCGGTGCACCGGTTACGACAAGATCGTCCGCGCGGTGATGGAGACCGCCGCCGAAATGCGGGAGATGCGGCCATGA
- a CDS encoding xanthine dehydrogenase family protein molybdopterin-binding subunit, whose translation MNVVNNKWIGQRTIRPDGVDKVTGRAAFAADTTMPGMIWGKVLRSPHPHARIKSINTAKAEALPGVKAVVTSRDIVDFRIEKGAVMLGIQDMRWMCRNVMARDKALFPGHPVAAVAATTEAIAAEACKLIEVHYEVLPWAIEIDDALKPDAPILHEFNRFDGKPSNIMGRIESKKGDIAQGFKDADIVVERSFTTRPVHQGYIEPHACLISVAADGKTTIWSSSQGQFMVRAMTSMLTGIPQSDIRAIPAEIGGGFGGKTIVYLEPLATLLAKKSGRPVKMVMTREEVMRATGPTSGSKGTVKIGARKDGTIVAAHGSFYLQAGAFPGSPIRGAVGCSFAPYDIPHVLSEGFDVCSNRSKVAAYRAPGAPIGAYAVECVLDELAEALKMDPLALRLKNAAKEGTKAAHGPVFPRIGYIETLEAAKNHPHYAAPLGKYQGRGVASGFWFNAGGESSAQVNITEDGNVVVTTGHPDIGGSRAGIANICAELLGIDYKRISVIIGDTQTVGFSNLTGGSRVLFASSMVVTQAADKVIATLRERAAKIWEIDPEAVKWENGAAHPVSPNAGQFEPLTLADLAEKAPSQGGPIGASVQLNTQGAEGGFGTHICDVEVDVDLGIVRVIRYTAVQDVGRAVHPSYVEGQLQGGVAQGIGWALNEEYIYNKDGKVDNPGFLDYRMPVCSDLPMLDCALVEVPNPKHPQGVKGVGEVPLVPVMAAVANAVHNALGKRFYSLPMSPPKVSAALDAPTQQAAE comes from the coding sequence ATGAACGTCGTCAACAACAAATGGATCGGCCAGCGCACCATCAGGCCCGATGGCGTCGACAAGGTGACCGGCCGCGCGGCGTTTGCCGCCGATACCACCATGCCCGGCATGATCTGGGGCAAGGTGCTGCGCAGCCCGCATCCGCATGCCCGCATCAAGTCGATCAACACCGCCAAGGCCGAGGCGCTGCCCGGCGTGAAAGCGGTGGTCACCTCGCGCGACATCGTCGACTTCAGAATCGAGAAGGGCGCCGTGATGCTCGGCATCCAGGACATGCGCTGGATGTGCCGCAACGTGATGGCGCGCGACAAGGCGCTGTTTCCCGGCCATCCCGTCGCCGCCGTCGCCGCGACCACGGAGGCGATCGCGGCGGAAGCCTGCAAGCTGATCGAGGTCCACTACGAGGTGCTGCCCTGGGCGATCGAGATCGATGACGCGCTCAAGCCCGACGCGCCGATCCTGCACGAGTTCAACAGATTCGACGGCAAGCCCTCGAACATCATGGGCCGCATCGAGTCCAAGAAGGGCGATATCGCGCAAGGCTTCAAGGACGCCGACATCGTCGTCGAGCGCTCCTTCACCACGCGTCCGGTGCACCAGGGCTATATCGAGCCGCATGCCTGCCTGATCTCAGTCGCCGCCGACGGCAAGACCACGATCTGGTCGTCGAGCCAGGGCCAGTTCATGGTGCGCGCGATGACCTCGATGCTGACCGGCATCCCGCAGAGCGACATCCGCGCGATTCCCGCCGAGATCGGCGGCGGCTTCGGCGGCAAGACCATCGTCTATCTCGAACCGCTTGCGACCCTGCTCGCCAAGAAATCCGGCCGACCGGTCAAGATGGTGATGACGCGCGAGGAGGTGATGCGCGCCACGGGCCCGACCTCGGGCTCGAAGGGCACGGTGAAGATCGGCGCCAGGAAGGACGGCACCATCGTCGCCGCGCATGGCAGCTTCTATCTGCAGGCCGGCGCCTTCCCGGGTTCGCCGATCCGCGGTGCGGTCGGATGCAGCTTCGCGCCCTACGACATTCCGCACGTGCTGTCGGAAGGGTTTGACGTCTGCTCCAACCGCTCCAAGGTCGCGGCCTATCGCGCGCCCGGCGCGCCGATCGGCGCCTATGCGGTGGAATGCGTGCTCGACGAACTGGCCGAAGCGTTGAAGATGGATCCGCTGGCGCTGCGGCTGAAGAACGCGGCCAAGGAAGGCACCAAGGCGGCGCATGGCCCGGTGTTTCCACGCATCGGCTATATCGAGACGCTGGAGGCCGCGAAGAACCATCCGCATTATGCCGCGCCGCTCGGCAAATATCAGGGCAGGGGCGTCGCCTCCGGCTTCTGGTTCAACGCCGGCGGCGAATCCTCTGCGCAGGTCAACATCACCGAGGACGGCAACGTCGTCGTCACGACGGGGCATCCCGACATCGGCGGCTCGCGCGCCGGCATCGCCAACATCTGCGCCGAGCTGCTCGGCATCGATTACAAGCGCATCTCGGTCATCATCGGCGACACCCAGACGGTCGGCTTCTCCAACCTCACCGGCGGCAGCCGCGTGCTGTTCGCCTCCTCGATGGTGGTGACGCAGGCGGCCGACAAGGTGATCGCAACGCTGCGCGAGCGCGCGGCGAAGATCTGGGAGATCGACCCTGAAGCGGTGAAGTGGGAGAACGGCGCCGCGCATCCGGTGAGCCCGAATGCCGGCCAGTTCGAGCCGCTGACGCTCGCGGATCTGGCTGAAAAGGCGCCCTCGCAGGGCGGCCCGATCGGCGCCAGTGTGCAGCTCAACACGCAAGGCGCAGAGGGCGGCTTCGGCACGCACATCTGCGACGTCGAGGTCGATGTCGATCTCGGGATCGTGCGCGTGATCCGCTACACCGCCGTGCAGGATGTCGGCCGCGCAGTGCATCCGAGCTATGTCGAGGGCCAACTGCAGGGCGGCGTCGCGCAGGGCATCGGCTGGGCGCTGAACGAGGAGTACATCTACAACAAGGACGGTAAGGTCGATAATCCGGGCTTCCTCGACTACCGGATGCCGGTCTGCTCCGACCTGCCGATGCTCGACTGCGCGCTGGTCGAGGTGCCGAACCCGAAGCATCCGCAGGGCGTCAAGGGCGTCGGCGAAGTGCCGCTGGTCCCGGTGATGGCCGCGGTCGCCAATGCCGTGCACAATGCGCTCGGCAAGCGCTTCTACAGCCTGCCGATGTCGCCGCCGAAGGTGTCGGCGGCGCTGGATGCGCCGACGCAGCAAGCCGCCGAGTAG
- a CDS encoding SPFH domain-containing protein, with protein MDFLGFLNGSGLTQPAIWIAAAVACVILLRISNVFRYIPNNQVGIVEKMWAIKGSIDGGFIALNGEAGYEPEVLRGGLHVMFPFMYRIHRSDLVTVGQGKIAYVFARDGAALEASQVLGANDTEDKSDFQDARRFLLGGGQKGPQRKILREGTYAINTTQFAVITDERVYGHALSERERGVLESMQLTITERWGFAPVVLAADHDLVGVVTVHDGPSLPPGEIIAPEVGIELRDAATFHNNFQEPEKFLRAGGYRGRQLQVIVEGTWYINRLFATVEAVPKTVIPVGNVGVVIFYTGPRTDDVSGEQYRHGELVLNGSRGVWKDPLLPGKYAFNTYAGKIEVIPTVNFILKWVRGEVGAMKLDENLSEISLITKDAFEPTLPLSVVMHIDYKKAPMIIQRFGDVKKLVEQTLDPMVSAFFKNIAQKMTLIELLQNRAAIQEEAAHDMKARFESYSLDLQEVLIGTPRAAPGDHTIENILIQLRSRQIAREQIETYQEQEKAAVQERALNEAKATAAAQSALTQSLIQVKVNENEGAAALARAQKDAETRKVTAAAVGEQSRLEGQGEADRVLAVGTANAQATKLSVDAYGGPEYRLAEQNFAKFADALTRINQPLVPQFLMSGGQGQEGNSAGLIPTAMLSSMFGQMMPGALEKLKDEAPKAARRTNGQ; from the coding sequence ATGGACTTCCTCGGTTTTCTTAATGGTTCAGGTTTAACTCAGCCTGCCATTTGGATCGCTGCAGCGGTCGCATGTGTGATCCTGCTGCGCATATCGAACGTATTTCGCTACATTCCCAACAATCAGGTCGGCATCGTCGAGAAGATGTGGGCGATCAAGGGCTCGATCGACGGCGGCTTCATCGCGCTGAACGGTGAGGCCGGCTACGAGCCGGAGGTGCTGCGCGGCGGCCTGCACGTGATGTTTCCCTTCATGTACCGCATCCACCGCTCGGACCTCGTGACCGTCGGCCAGGGCAAGATCGCCTATGTGTTCGCGCGCGACGGTGCAGCGCTGGAGGCTTCGCAAGTTCTGGGCGCCAACGACACCGAAGACAAGTCGGACTTCCAGGACGCGCGCCGCTTCCTGCTCGGCGGCGGCCAGAAGGGACCGCAGCGCAAGATCCTGCGCGAAGGCACCTATGCGATCAACACCACGCAGTTCGCGGTCATCACCGACGAGCGCGTCTACGGTCATGCGCTCAGCGAGCGGGAACGCGGCGTGCTGGAGAGCATGCAGCTCACGATCACCGAGCGCTGGGGCTTTGCGCCGGTGGTGCTGGCGGCCGATCACGACCTGGTCGGCGTCGTCACGGTGCATGACGGCCCGTCGCTGCCTCCGGGCGAGATCATCGCGCCCGAAGTCGGCATCGAGCTGCGCGACGCCGCGACCTTCCACAACAATTTCCAGGAGCCCGAGAAATTCCTGCGCGCCGGCGGCTATCGCGGCCGCCAGCTCCAGGTCATCGTCGAGGGCACCTGGTACATCAACCGCCTGTTCGCGACCGTCGAGGCGGTGCCGAAGACGGTGATCCCGGTCGGCAATGTCGGCGTCGTCATCTTCTACACCGGCCCGCGCACCGACGACGTCTCGGGCGAGCAGTATCGCCATGGCGAGCTGGTGCTCAACGGCAGCCGCGGCGTCTGGAAGGACCCGCTGTTGCCGGGCAAGTACGCCTTCAACACCTATGCCGGCAAGATCGAGGTGATCCCGACCGTCAACTTCATCCTGAAATGGGTGCGCGGCGAGGTCGGTGCGATGAAGCTCGACGAGAACCTGTCGGAGATCTCGCTGATCACCAAGGACGCGTTCGAGCCGACGCTGCCACTCTCAGTGGTGATGCATATCGACTACAAAAAGGCGCCGATGATCATCCAGCGCTTCGGCGACGTGAAAAAGCTGGTCGAGCAGACGCTCGACCCGATGGTCAGCGCGTTCTTCAAGAACATCGCGCAGAAGATGACGCTGATCGAGTTGCTGCAGAACCGCGCCGCGATCCAGGAGGAAGCGGCCCACGACATGAAGGCGAGGTTCGAGAGCTATTCGCTCGATCTTCAGGAGGTGTTGATCGGCACGCCGCGCGCGGCCCCTGGTGACCACACCATCGAGAACATCCTGATCCAGCTCCGCTCGCGCCAGATCGCGCGCGAGCAGATCGAGACCTATCAGGAGCAGGAGAAGGCCGCGGTGCAGGAGCGCGCGCTCAACGAAGCCAAGGCGACGGCGGCGGCGCAGTCGGCGCTGACGCAGTCGCTGATCCAGGTCAAGGTCAACGAGAACGAGGGCGCGGCTGCGCTGGCCCGTGCGCAGAAGGATGCCGAGACGAGGAAGGTGACCGCCGCGGCGGTCGGCGAGCAGTCGCGGCTCGAAGGCCAGGGCGAGGCCGACCGGGTGCTCGCGGTCGGTACCGCCAACGCGCAGGCGACCAAGCTGTCGGTCGATGCCTATGGCGGGCCGGAATACCGGCTTGCCGAGCAGAACTTCGCGAAGTTCGCCGATGCGCTGACGCGGATCAACCAGCCGCTGGTGCCGCAATTCCTGATGTCGGGCGGGCAGGGGCAGGAGGGCAACAGCGCGGGGCTGATCCCGACCGCGATGCTGAGCTCGATGTTCGGACAGATGATGCCCGGCGCATTGGAGAAGCTGAAGGACGAGGCACCGAAGGCCGCGCGCCGCACCAACGGCCAGTGA
- a CDS encoding xanthine dehydrogenase family protein subunit M encodes MRYVAPRTLDEAVGAFAASGSAARIMAGGTDLLVQMRSGLVRPGLIVDIKKIGEMTEISEAADGGFRVGAAVSGIELADHARFGKIWPGVLEAVNLIGSKQVQGRASAGGNLCNGSPAGDSVPAMIAAGAVVTVQGPNGRREMKVEDVPAGPGRINLKPGEILVSFALPPRPKGSGDAYLRMIPRTEMDIAVVGIGVSLTLKDGVCTAARVGLGAVAPTALLVEPAATALIGSKLEDAALAAAAAACRAACRPIDDKRGTIAYRIKTAGVLLKRTAAIAAQRAGGH; translated from the coding sequence ATCCGATACGTAGCACCGCGCACGCTTGATGAAGCGGTCGGCGCATTTGCTGCCTCCGGGAGTGCCGCCCGCATTATGGCAGGCGGTACCGACTTATTGGTGCAAATGCGCTCCGGCCTGGTGCGGCCGGGATTGATCGTCGACATCAAGAAGATCGGCGAGATGACCGAGATCTCTGAGGCCGCCGATGGCGGTTTCCGCGTCGGCGCTGCCGTCTCCGGCATAGAGCTCGCCGACCACGCGCGCTTCGGCAAGATATGGCCCGGCGTGCTTGAAGCCGTGAACCTGATCGGCTCCAAGCAGGTGCAGGGCCGGGCCTCCGCCGGTGGCAATCTCTGCAACGGCTCGCCGGCCGGCGACAGCGTGCCGGCGATGATCGCGGCGGGTGCCGTCGTCACCGTGCAGGGCCCGAATGGTCGCCGCGAGATGAAGGTCGAGGACGTGCCGGCCGGACCGGGACGGATCAACCTCAAGCCGGGCGAAATCCTCGTCAGTTTTGCGCTCCCGCCGCGGCCCAAAGGTTCGGGCGATGCGTATCTGCGCATGATTCCGCGCACCGAGATGGACATCGCGGTGGTCGGCATCGGCGTCAGCCTGACGTTGAAGGACGGCGTCTGCACCGCGGCCCGCGTCGGCCTCGGCGCGGTGGCGCCGACCGCGCTGCTGGTTGAACCGGCGGCAACGGCGCTGATCGGCTCGAAGCTCGAGGACGCCGCTTTGGCGGCGGCTGCCGCCGCGTGCCGCGCCGCCTGCCGTCCGATCGACGACAAGCGCGGCACCATTGCCTACAGGATAAAAACCGCCGGCGTGCTGCTCAAGCGCACCGCCGCGATCGCCGCCCAGCGCGCCGGAGGACACTAG
- the drt3b gene encoding antiviral reverse transcriptase Drt3b — protein sequence MNWQNWRCVGAMHKWKLRKGNIDRGNASRALLTDTSPDDVPIIFSNDGFHANLQREPTTEGLRRIIDAVALNCRERYTIPYRYRIRLTNTSSRLISLAHPAAQHRACRFYQAYGHLIPYFCRHDDISMRRPTKIGSAYFHSSRLSERKKYKGAAIDLLLDDQVVRNPGSFFAYEKYDRFYKFFNSTEFVELEKTFSIMRLSDISKCFSSIYSHTMAWAIKDVQHGKENTSAVSFANDFDVLMQFSNYNETNGIPVGAEISRLFAEIILQSADVDLLRRADQYGLVQGRDFEIRRYIDDYVIFANKVEVLDSLQRGLSEALQIFNLHLNDSKTLTVYRPLQTRRSQIIADATVGLNRFRDQVSRLDPVVQATMPGKVRNPESLTRTFVNDMKVACVNADAGYEDVSAYIIGSISTTIETLVGSYKAAKQSREFSSEAYVGAFEALLRSLYYFFTVHATVSSSYQVAKATIISIRFFRDRLTGFSDMIHEVVRQLIQSLIQNPALQNLAMSAYVPIELLNVILASSELPVQYRINIYDIHRRILEDDQIDYFSIVTLLFYYEDSDEAVRDEIEEKLLDEFLPKVRPTQNSHDAHFMLDLIACPYLTRDFRKAVLTALFKGLGISVGTYFSFLVVAEIEKNPWFVNWKQIDLLNHLRKKELRPVY from the coding sequence ATGAATTGGCAGAATTGGCGTTGTGTTGGCGCGATGCATAAGTGGAAGTTGAGGAAAGGAAACATTGATCGCGGCAACGCTAGTAGGGCGTTGCTTACGGATACGTCTCCTGATGACGTCCCCATCATATTCTCGAACGATGGGTTTCATGCAAACTTGCAGCGCGAGCCGACAACGGAGGGGTTGCGAAGGATTATTGACGCGGTCGCCCTCAATTGCCGGGAGCGGTATACGATTCCATATCGATATCGAATAAGACTGACCAATACTTCAAGTCGCTTGATCAGCCTAGCTCATCCAGCGGCGCAACATCGTGCCTGCCGCTTCTATCAAGCCTACGGTCACTTAATTCCCTATTTTTGTCGTCACGACGACATTTCGATGCGGCGTCCGACTAAAATAGGAAGTGCTTACTTCCATAGCAGCCGACTCTCCGAGCGGAAGAAATATAAGGGGGCGGCAATTGACCTGCTCCTGGATGATCAAGTTGTCCGCAACCCCGGTTCGTTCTTCGCGTACGAAAAATACGATCGGTTCTACAAGTTCTTCAATTCGACCGAATTCGTCGAGCTAGAGAAGACTTTCTCGATCATGAGGCTGTCGGACATATCGAAGTGCTTTAGCTCGATCTATAGTCACACAATGGCATGGGCGATCAAAGACGTTCAGCATGGGAAGGAAAACACTTCCGCGGTCTCGTTTGCGAATGACTTTGATGTGTTGATGCAATTTTCGAACTACAACGAGACCAATGGAATTCCAGTGGGAGCTGAGATATCCCGTTTATTTGCTGAAATCATCTTACAGTCTGCTGATGTTGACCTCCTGCGGCGAGCTGATCAGTATGGATTGGTGCAGGGGCGCGACTTTGAGATTCGACGATATATCGACGACTATGTAATTTTCGCTAACAAAGTCGAAGTGCTGGATAGCCTGCAGAGAGGGCTATCGGAGGCGCTACAAATCTTCAATCTCCATCTGAACGATTCGAAGACTCTAACCGTCTATAGACCTCTCCAAACGCGGCGGTCGCAGATCATCGCGGATGCTACGGTCGGCCTTAATCGCTTCCGCGATCAGGTGAGCAGGCTTGATCCTGTAGTGCAGGCAACAATGCCGGGAAAAGTTCGCAACCCGGAGAGTCTGACGCGAACGTTTGTCAACGACATGAAAGTCGCGTGCGTCAATGCAGATGCTGGTTATGAAGATGTATCTGCGTATATCATAGGGTCTATCAGTACGACAATCGAGACTCTGGTGGGGAGTTATAAGGCCGCTAAGCAATCGCGAGAATTCAGCTCTGAGGCGTACGTTGGGGCATTTGAAGCGCTTCTGCGTTCACTGTACTACTTCTTTACGGTGCATGCCACGGTCTCTTCATCCTATCAGGTGGCGAAAGCAACGATCATATCCATTCGTTTCTTTAGGGATCGTTTGACGGGATTTTCCGACATGATCCATGAAGTCGTGCGGCAGCTGATTCAATCTCTGATTCAGAATCCCGCGCTGCAAAACTTGGCAATGAGTGCTTATGTGCCGATCGAATTGCTGAACGTAATCCTCGCATCAAGCGAGCTCCCGGTTCAGTACCGAATCAACATCTACGACATACACAGGCGTATTCTCGAGGACGATCAGATTGACTACTTCTCTATCGTAACGCTGCTATTCTATTATGAAGATAGTGATGAAGCTGTGCGGGATGAAATCGAGGAGAAACTCCTCGACGAGTTTCTTCCTAAGGTTCGGCCTACACAGAATTCGCATGATGCTCATTTCATGCTCGATCTCATCGCTTGTCCGTATCTGACCCGAGATTTTCGTAAGGCCGTCCTGACTGCGTTGTTCAAGGGGCTGGGGATATCCGTGGGCACCTACTTTTCATTTCTCGTTGTCGCAGAAATCGAAAAGAATCCATGGTTCGTGAACTGGAAGCAAATTGATCTGCTGAATCATTTGCGAAAGAAGGAATTGAGGCCTGTGTACTAG
- a CDS encoding ABC transporter substrate-binding protein has product MVEVSRRTLLKLAASVPPAIAAPALLSSRAIAAGKGKTISAVMHSDLRIIDPGFTTAYITRDHGYMVYDTLLGIDSSFKVRPQMADWTISDDKLTYTFTLRDGLKWHDGAAVTAEDCIASLKRWTVVDGMAQKLAEFTASLEAGGPKTIVLKLKEPYGLVLESLAKPSSYVAFMMPKRLAETPPGKQIAEQIGCGPFKFVQAEFQPGVKAVYERNADYVPRKEKPDWLSGGKVAKVDRVEWITMPDAQTAINALQSGDIDFLEQPSIDLVPVLEANSDLTVAVLNKFGFQIEGRMNFLHPPFDNPKIRRAAFLAMNQKDVLDATVGNAKYYEICGSYFACDTPLASDAGAETLIKGDGMAEAKKALAASGYDGTPVVIMIPGDVQTLKGPPTVAAQLLRAAGFNVDAQVTDWQTVVSRRASQKPPKEGGWNLFFTFTGATEVMNPIVNNQIAANGKRAWFGWPEDAKLEQMRDAYARATSPEEQKKLAVEIQKQAYDQVIYVPLGQFRLPSAWRKSLTGVLDGPAPPVFWNVDKTE; this is encoded by the coding sequence ATGGTCGAAGTTTCGCGCAGAACGCTCCTCAAGCTCGCGGCCAGCGTGCCGCCGGCGATTGCGGCCCCGGCTCTCCTCTCGTCGAGGGCCATCGCCGCCGGCAAGGGCAAGACCATCTCGGCGGTGATGCATTCGGACCTGCGCATCATCGATCCCGGTTTCACCACCGCCTACATCACCCGCGACCATGGCTACATGGTCTACGACACGCTGCTCGGCATCGATTCAAGCTTCAAGGTCCGGCCGCAGATGGCGGACTGGACGATCTCCGACGACAAGCTGACCTACACCTTCACGCTGCGCGACGGCTTGAAATGGCACGACGGCGCGGCTGTCACGGCGGAGGACTGCATCGCCTCGCTGAAGCGCTGGACCGTCGTCGACGGCATGGCGCAGAAGCTGGCCGAGTTCACCGCCTCCCTCGAGGCCGGCGGACCGAAGACGATCGTGCTCAAGCTCAAGGAGCCGTACGGCCTGGTGCTGGAGTCGCTGGCAAAGCCCTCCTCCTATGTCGCCTTCATGATGCCGAAGCGGCTCGCGGAGACGCCACCCGGCAAGCAGATCGCCGAGCAGATCGGCTGCGGGCCGTTCAAGTTCGTCCAGGCCGAATTCCAGCCGGGCGTGAAGGCGGTCTATGAGCGCAACGCCGACTATGTGCCGCGCAAGGAAAAGCCGGATTGGCTGTCGGGCGGCAAGGTCGCGAAGGTCGATCGCGTCGAATGGATCACGATGCCCGACGCGCAGACCGCGATCAACGCGCTGCAATCCGGCGACATCGACTTCCTGGAACAGCCCTCGATCGACCTGGTGCCGGTGCTCGAGGCCAATTCCGATCTCACCGTGGCCGTGCTGAACAAGTTCGGCTTCCAGATCGAAGGCCGGATGAACTTCCTGCACCCGCCGTTCGACAATCCCAAGATCCGCCGCGCCGCATTCCTGGCGATGAACCAGAAGGACGTGCTCGACGCCACCGTCGGTAACGCCAAATACTACGAGATCTGCGGCTCCTATTTCGCCTGCGACACGCCGCTCGCCAGCGACGCCGGCGCGGAGACGCTGATCAAGGGCGACGGCATGGCCGAGGCGAAGAAGGCGCTGGCCGCCTCGGGCTATGACGGCACGCCGGTCGTGATCATGATCCCCGGCGACGTGCAGACGCTGAAGGGGCCGCCGACCGTCGCGGCGCAACTGTTGCGCGCGGCCGGCTTCAATGTCGACGCGCAGGTGACCGACTGGCAGACTGTGGTGAGCCGACGCGCCAGTCAGAAGCCGCCCAAGGAAGGCGGCTGGAACCTGTTCTTCACGTTCACCGGCGCGACCGAGGTGATGAATCCGATCGTCAACAACCAGATCGCCGCGAACGGCAAGCGGGCCTGGTTCGGCTGGCCCGAGGACGCCAAGCTCGAGCAGATGCGCGACGCCTACGCCCGCGCCACCTCACCTGAAGAGCAGAAGAAGCTCGCGGTGGAGATCCAGAAGCAGGCCTACGACCAGGTGATCTATGTCCCGCTCGGCCAGTTCCGCTTGCCGAGCGCCTGGCGCAAATCGCTCACCGGCGTGCTGGACGGCCCGGCGCCGCCGGTGTTCTGGAACGTCGACAAGACGGAATAG
- the drt3a gene encoding antiviral reverse transcriptase Drt3a, with product MEIDRGLLLGAIKAQDLSNSDCQSLGYDRDKLADVALRVVQDGFDDLVLAKTEIRGSVAFTIRSTPHLIVLRCLNQTIRQTVGIQPSDRDTIIRRLTTILTEGVPHRLYKFDIKKFFDSVGVIDLFAELANEPRIPRKAIWVLNNYVYMLKQRGIDGLPRGIQLSATMAEYAMRRFDRFVSRLPEVYYYARYVDDIVVVTGAREEQVRFKRQLARMLPRGLRFNGVKTKHIDIPVQHKSDGSAIVGDVDYLGYNFSIHETKRVDQRYCREIDVTLASKKIRRLKSRICRAVASYVADGNELRLERRLQLLTGNYNLRDVSTGKLRNVGLYCNYRRANSYKALIELDMFMRAVFVGNRIPLSRRLSARMRYQVRRSFLKFSFSTGFRDQTFYNFPPDELAELALCWRDA from the coding sequence TTGGAGATAGATAGAGGTCTGCTGCTTGGCGCGATCAAAGCTCAAGATTTGTCAAACTCTGATTGCCAGTCACTCGGCTATGATCGCGACAAATTAGCTGATGTAGCTTTGCGCGTTGTCCAAGATGGATTCGATGATCTGGTCCTCGCCAAGACTGAGATCAGGGGTAGCGTTGCATTCACAATCCGGTCGACGCCTCATTTGATCGTGCTTCGGTGTTTGAACCAAACGATAAGACAGACAGTCGGAATTCAGCCTTCGGATCGCGACACAATTATTCGCCGGCTGACGACAATTCTCACCGAGGGCGTACCACACCGGTTGTACAAGTTTGATATCAAGAAGTTCTTCGACAGTGTTGGCGTGATAGACCTGTTTGCGGAACTGGCAAACGAGCCCCGCATTCCTCGCAAGGCCATTTGGGTCCTTAACAACTACGTCTACATGCTCAAGCAACGCGGCATTGACGGGCTCCCAAGAGGCATTCAGCTTAGTGCGACAATGGCCGAATATGCGATGAGGCGATTTGATCGCTTCGTCTCTCGCTTGCCAGAAGTTTACTACTACGCCCGCTACGTCGATGACATCGTGGTTGTTACTGGCGCGCGGGAGGAACAAGTTCGATTTAAGCGCCAGCTTGCGCGGATGTTACCGAGAGGTCTCCGATTTAACGGTGTCAAGACCAAACACATCGACATTCCGGTGCAGCACAAGTCCGATGGCTCGGCGATTGTCGGTGATGTCGATTATCTCGGTTACAATTTTTCGATTCACGAAACGAAACGGGTAGATCAGCGGTACTGCCGTGAGATCGATGTGACCCTCGCTTCCAAAAAGATTCGGAGATTGAAGTCCCGCATTTGTCGGGCTGTAGCTAGCTACGTTGCCGACGGCAACGAACTGCGCCTTGAGCGTCGATTGCAATTGCTCACCGGAAACTACAATTTGCGCGATGTATCGACAGGCAAGCTTCGGAATGTGGGATTGTACTGCAATTATCGAAGAGCAAACTCGTACAAAGCTTTGATCGAGCTCGACATGTTCATGCGCGCTGTCTTTGTTGGTAATAGGATCCCGCTATCGCGTCGTCTGTCTGCAAGAATGCGCTATCAAGTTCGTCGCTCGTTTCTGAAGTTTAGCTTTTCGACCGGCTTTCGCGATCAGACCTTCTATAACTTTCCACCTGATGAATTGGCAGAATTGGCGTTGTGTTGGCGCGATGCATAA